In one window of Longimicrobium sp. DNA:
- a CDS encoding TlpA disulfide reductase family protein yields the protein MRKLIWAIPVLAVAVGCSDEKVARLASDNGKLALSYACTDSVPRPLDPGAGTLVRDMVVRETSEHIIAARGSTAGSAESAAVRAAHARGDMPALARAVARYVCVHGAPPTRQPRFPEMGSTPPDVVLTPLGAAKTSAPRRLSDLKGRAVVLVFWSTWCKACRDEYRVLQELAARPPAERVSTYAVLSHDSEATLRAWQEEHGSGVPFIADPDNRIARLYRVYGIPYTLVVRPDGSVQAAGHVSAGKLKSAVAEALRHAPVDHLSYRSARSR from the coding sequence ATGCGCAAGCTGATCTGGGCGATTCCGGTGCTCGCCGTGGCGGTGGGTTGCTCCGATGAAAAGGTGGCGAGGCTCGCCAGCGACAACGGGAAGCTGGCGCTGTCGTATGCCTGCACGGACTCGGTCCCGCGGCCGCTCGACCCCGGTGCCGGAACCCTCGTACGGGACATGGTGGTGCGGGAGACGTCGGAGCACATCATCGCGGCGCGGGGGAGCACCGCGGGCTCGGCGGAGTCGGCGGCCGTTCGGGCGGCGCATGCGCGCGGGGACATGCCGGCGCTGGCGCGCGCGGTCGCGCGCTACGTCTGCGTGCACGGCGCACCTCCCACCCGCCAGCCGCGTTTTCCCGAGATGGGGAGCACACCGCCGGACGTCGTTCTCACGCCGCTCGGTGCGGCGAAGACGTCCGCCCCCAGGCGCCTCTCCGACCTGAAGGGACGCGCGGTGGTGCTGGTCTTCTGGTCCACGTGGTGCAAGGCGTGCCGCGACGAGTACAGGGTGCTGCAGGAGCTCGCGGCACGCCCGCCGGCCGAGCGCGTGTCGACCTACGCGGTCCTCAGCCACGACTCCGAGGCGACTCTGCGCGCGTGGCAGGAGGAACACGGCTCGGGCGTCCCCTTCATCGCCGATCCGGACAACCGCATCGCGCGGCTCTATCGCGTGTACGGCATTCCCTACACGCTCGTCGTGCGGCCGGATGGGAGCGTGCAGGCCGCGGGACACGTGAGCGCCGGAAAGCTCAAGAGCGCCGTTGCCGAGGCGCTCCGCCACGCGCCTGTCGAT